In one window of Opitutus sp. GAS368 DNA:
- a CDS encoding transposase: MAFKLRHTENLLKGRASAPGTRYFLTWCTAKRAPLLIVDPTRTIARQSLLAIDASGDGTLLAGTIMPDHIHLLLELGVRLTVSQVVAKIKAAITRTSNRMT; encoded by the coding sequence ATGGCCTTCAAGCTCCGCCACACCGAGAACCTGCTCAAGGGCCGCGCTTCGGCTCCCGGCACCCGCTATTTCCTGACCTGGTGCACCGCCAAACGCGCGCCGCTGCTGATCGTTGATCCCACCCGAACAATCGCGCGGCAATCCCTGCTGGCCATTGATGCCTCAGGTGATGGCACCCTCCTCGCCGGCACCATCATGCCGGATCACATTCATCTTTTGCTGGAACTTGGAGTGCGGCTCACCGTCAGCCAGGTGGTCGCCAAGATCAAGGCGGCGATCACCCGCACGAGCAACCGGATGACGTGA
- a CDS encoding ATP-binding cassette domain-containing protein, with protein MNVAPANPVPAIEVTDLVCAYGDRVVLDQVSFAVKRAEVFFIIGGSGCGKSTLLRHMVGLHTPVGGTVKYSGRDFTAASAAERKELLRTFGVLYQSGALWSSMTVGENVALPLELLTDLRRREREEIVALKLAQVGLAGYADYYPAEISGGMKKRAGLARALALDPAIVFFDEPSAGLDPITSLKLDELVRQIRDTLGTTIVIVSHELASIFDLADRVVMLDRDARGIIAEGDPRRLREGSADHRVREFLNRRGATVRQQEEPAP; from the coding sequence ATGAACGTCGCCCCCGCCAACCCAGTCCCGGCCATCGAGGTCACCGACCTGGTGTGCGCCTACGGCGACCGCGTCGTGCTGGACCAGGTGTCGTTTGCGGTGAAACGCGCGGAGGTCTTCTTCATCATCGGCGGCAGCGGTTGCGGCAAGAGCACGCTGCTCCGCCATATGGTCGGCCTGCACACCCCGGTGGGCGGCACGGTGAAGTATTCCGGGCGCGACTTCACCGCGGCCTCCGCCGCCGAGCGCAAGGAACTGCTCCGCACCTTCGGCGTGCTCTACCAGTCCGGCGCCCTCTGGAGCTCCATGACCGTGGGCGAGAACGTCGCCCTGCCGCTCGAGCTGCTGACCGACCTCCGGCGCCGCGAGCGGGAGGAGATCGTCGCCCTCAAGCTCGCCCAGGTCGGCCTCGCCGGCTATGCCGACTACTATCCGGCGGAGATCAGCGGCGGCATGAAAAAACGCGCCGGCCTGGCGCGCGCCCTCGCCCTTGACCCGGCCATCGTGTTCTTCGACGAGCCCTCGGCCGGCCTCGACCCCATCACCTCGCTCAAGCTCGACGAGCTGGTGCGCCAGATCCGGGACACGCTGGGCACCACCATCGTCATCGTCTCGCACGAGCTGGCCAGCATCTTCGACCTCGCCGACCGGGTGGTGATGCTCGACCGCGACGCCAGGGGCATCATCGCCGAGGGCGATCCGCGCCGGCTGCGGGAGGGCAGCGCGGACCACCGGGTGCGGGAGTTTTTGAATAGACGTGGCGCGACGGTTCGGCAACAAGAGGAGCCTGCCCCGTGA
- a CDS encoding ABC transporter permease yields MSQPGAPARAGASLAADTLTVQVAGDWRITAPHPDWTDLIGDRLPRRVVLSGAELGAWDSSLALFVSAARRWSEANSIALELEALPAEALRLAALLVEEPPAPATQPLGLPNLPTAIGTETVRLWRETKDLAQLVGECAFSIGRFFRGHAQFRWRDCFAEMQQCGAMALPIVGLISFLVGVTLAYTGSLVVRQYGGDIWIADMVGLAVVREMGPMMAAIVLAGRTGAAFAATLGNMKANEEIDALATLGVSPIDFLVMPRIVALFCMMPFLALYSDVVGILGGMAIAGAQPLNIPANLYFSEMQTIVDLSDINTGVIKAGAFGLLIGLAGCWRGLQADRSAAGVGQAATAAVVTAILLIIVSDSIFAVAFNILGW; encoded by the coding sequence ATGAGTCAACCTGGAGCCCCTGCCCGTGCCGGCGCCTCGCTGGCGGCTGACACGCTGACGGTGCAGGTGGCGGGCGACTGGCGCATCACGGCCCCGCACCCGGACTGGACCGACCTGATCGGTGACCGGCTGCCACGGCGCGTGGTGCTGTCGGGGGCGGAACTGGGCGCGTGGGACAGCTCGCTGGCGCTGTTCGTCTCGGCGGCCCGCCGCTGGAGCGAAGCCAACTCCATCGCCCTCGAGTTGGAAGCGCTGCCCGCCGAGGCCCTGCGGCTCGCCGCCCTGCTGGTCGAAGAACCGCCCGCGCCCGCGACGCAGCCGCTGGGCCTGCCCAACCTGCCCACCGCCATCGGCACGGAGACCGTCCGGCTCTGGCGGGAAACGAAGGACCTGGCCCAGCTGGTCGGCGAATGCGCGTTTAGCATCGGTCGGTTTTTCCGCGGCCACGCCCAATTCCGCTGGCGCGACTGTTTTGCCGAAATGCAGCAGTGCGGCGCCATGGCGCTGCCCATCGTGGGCCTGATCAGTTTCCTGGTCGGCGTCACGCTCGCCTACACCGGTTCGCTGGTCGTGCGCCAATACGGCGGCGACATCTGGATCGCCGACATGGTGGGCCTGGCGGTCGTGCGCGAGATGGGCCCCATGATGGCGGCCATCGTGCTGGCCGGCCGCACCGGCGCCGCCTTCGCCGCCACGCTGGGCAACATGAAGGCCAACGAGGAGATCGACGCCCTCGCCACGCTCGGCGTCTCGCCGATCGACTTCCTCGTCATGCCCCGGATCGTCGCGCTGTTCTGCATGATGCCGTTCCTCGCGCTCTATTCGGACGTCGTCGGCATCCTCGGCGGCATGGCGATCGCCGGGGCCCAGCCGCTGAACATCCCGGCGAACCTCTATTTCTCGGAGATGCAGACGATCGTGGACCTGTCGGACATCAACACCGGCGTGATCAAGGCGGGGGCGTTCGGCCTGCTCATCGGCCTGGCCGGCTGCTGGCGCGGCCTGCAGGCGGACCGCAGCGCGGCCGGCGTGGGGCAGGCGGCCACGGCCGCCGTGGTGACGGCCATCCTGCTCATCATCGTGTCCGATTCCATCTTCGCCGTGGCCTTCAACATCCTCGGTTGGTGA
- a CDS encoding MlaD family protein, producing the protein MKTKLSPATVGMFILGALTLFVVGFLSFGGSNIFVKPARFLIYFSESVSGLDPGAPVKLNGVRVGRVAAINVRYDAASKEALVQVTCEVNRNILTDSTGVQVDLTNPARMQELIDRGLRARVNLTGITGLLFVELDFEDVRKYPPNPRFMAEPLPVVPAITSPIAEVQQSIVEIVANLKQVDFTGLSRQLKTLLATTNDKVSALDTKALGDKVGGAADAITAFVNSPEAKQTFLNLNAALTDLRVVLARLDGNIGPLSDEMKKTMADAQTALKSLEAAAATTQRFVASQGNLGDEVTTSLHQLSDAAAALERLSDALARNPSSLIVGKKKPGQP; encoded by the coding sequence GTGAAAACCAAACTGAGTCCCGCCACCGTCGGCATGTTCATCCTGGGGGCCCTGACGCTCTTTGTGGTGGGATTTCTCTCGTTCGGCGGCTCCAACATCTTCGTCAAGCCCGCGCGGTTCCTGATCTATTTCAGCGAGTCGGTCAGCGGCCTCGACCCGGGCGCCCCGGTCAAGCTCAACGGCGTGCGCGTGGGCCGCGTGGCGGCCATCAACGTCCGCTATGACGCGGCGAGCAAGGAGGCGCTCGTGCAGGTGACCTGCGAGGTGAACCGCAACATCCTCACCGACAGCACCGGCGTCCAGGTCGACCTGACCAACCCGGCCCGGATGCAGGAGCTCATCGACCGCGGTCTGCGCGCCCGCGTCAACCTCACCGGCATCACCGGCCTGCTCTTCGTGGAGCTCGATTTTGAGGACGTCCGCAAGTATCCCCCCAACCCCCGCTTCATGGCCGAGCCCCTGCCGGTCGTCCCCGCCATCACCTCGCCCATCGCCGAGGTGCAGCAGAGCATCGTGGAGATCGTGGCCAACCTCAAGCAGGTGGATTTCACCGGCCTCTCCCGGCAGCTGAAGACGCTCCTCGCCACCACCAACGACAAGGTGTCCGCCCTCGACACGAAGGCCCTTGGCGACAAGGTCGGCGGCGCTGCCGACGCCATCACGGCCTTCGTCAACTCCCCCGAGGCGAAGCAGACCTTTCTCAACCTCAACGCCGCCCTCACCGACCTCCGCGTGGTGCTGGCCCGCCTCGACGGCAACATCGGGCCGCTCAGCGACGAGATGAAGAAGACCATGGCCGACGCGCAGACCGCGCTGAAGTCCCTCGAGGCCGCCGCCGCCACCACGCAGCGCTTCGTCGCCTCCCAGGGCAACCTGGGCGACGAGGTCACCACGTCCCTCCACCAGCTCTCCGATGCCGCCGCGG
- a CDS encoding MaoC family dehydratase → MRYFEDLKVGDKFNTAEYEMTAAEIIAFGQKFDPQPFHTDPAAAGGTLFGRLVASGWHTAAVSMRLMVLGEMALDGGVIGQGMESLRWPRPVLPGDRLRVVTEILELRDAPARPERGLIKLRCRTYNQDGKVVQEMTATLLAARRPKL, encoded by the coding sequence ATGCGTTATTTCGAGGACCTGAAGGTCGGGGATAAATTCAACACCGCGGAATACGAGATGACCGCGGCGGAGATCATCGCCTTCGGGCAGAAGTTCGACCCGCAGCCCTTCCACACCGACCCGGCGGCGGCGGGCGGCACGCTGTTCGGCCGGCTGGTCGCCAGCGGCTGGCACACGGCGGCGGTGAGCATGCGGCTGATGGTGCTCGGCGAGATGGCGCTCGACGGTGGCGTCATCGGGCAGGGCATGGAGTCGCTCCGCTGGCCGCGCCCGGTGCTGCCCGGCGACCGGCTGCGGGTGGTGACGGAGATCCTGGAGCTGCGTGACGCGCCGGCCCGGCCCGAGCGCGGGCTGATCAAGCTGCGCTGCCGCACTTACAACCAGGACGGCAAGGTCGTGCAGGAGATGACGGCCACGCTGCTGGCGGCGCGCCGCCCGAAGTTGTAG
- a CDS encoding DUF4286 family protein → MPAILYTVRTTCPSVQVRGRYLAWLSPNHVIEVMKGGATGVRIVLPDRASNTAPAVVETQYVFPSRKAFDDYVRLHAPTLRADGLKHFPPDSGITYERQVAEIAAEF, encoded by the coding sequence ATGCCCGCCATCCTCTACACCGTCCGCACCACCTGCCCGTCCGTCCAAGTCCGCGGCCGCTACCTCGCATGGCTTTCGCCCAATCACGTGATCGAGGTGATGAAAGGCGGCGCCACGGGCGTGCGCATCGTGTTGCCCGACCGCGCCAGCAACACCGCCCCGGCCGTCGTGGAGACGCAATATGTTTTCCCCTCGCGCAAGGCATTTGACGATTACGTCCGCCTCCACGCCCCGACCCTGCGCGCCGACGGCCTGAAGCACTTCCCGCCCGACAGCGGCATCACCTACGAGCGGCAGGTCGCCGAGATCGCGGCCGAGTTCTAG
- a CDS encoding AAA family ATPase, which produces MAAPVPISLTGVLERIIFFNEENHYTIAELRPEAAKTAEDRVIIVGALPGVQCGETLQLTGEWTKHAQHGAQFKIATHKSELPSSVYGIRKYLGSGLVPGIGKVYANKIVDTFGTDTFRVLSEESGKLRKVEGIGKVRATAIKTAWEEQKTLREVHIFLQTYGVTTSQCVKLVNKYGPEARRVITDEPYRVAREIDGIGFKTADRIAINLGYANDAPPRLDAGLIYALETLQEEGHTAYPRGELVDYSATLLETSAELLQVRIDALLKDKSIVQHEGGTRPPDGFVAVANPESASGGRAPPFRDPSSFLQLPANDRAERKIAEVVQRLNSVPSGLPAIKVEAAITWAQEKAGFQFHDLQRAALHHALSHKFSILTGGPGTGKTTILRALVEILKAKKARVHLAAPTGRAAQRLAETTGGYASTIHRLLKFEGTKLGFTVNESAPLATDFLIVDEASMLDSRLAAALLSAVPVRAHLVLVGDVDQLPSVGAGNVLKDLIAVGSSLVDGPVRRPAPTLQGSYSQALIPVTRLEVVYRQKDQSLIVTVAHAINGGNNTPPPVVSEVAKAQAWSDLNFIAASSPEDCLAKVTELCTKFIPQHFKWFDPVNDVQVLAPMHKGVAGVGNLNAALQAALNGRTPGLKTVSGEFRPGDKLIQLRNNYDKDLFNGDIGQVRSIDGVKGTLTADFDGAKHTFERGEFSDLALAYAISIHKSQGSEYPVVIVPLLKAHFVMLQRNLIYTAITRGRKKVFIVGEPAAYGMAVRNAESKLRCTHLREKILHSL; this is translated from the coding sequence GTGGCTGCTCCCGTCCCCATCTCCCTGACCGGCGTCCTCGAGCGCATCATCTTCTTCAACGAGGAGAACCACTACACCATCGCCGAGCTGCGGCCCGAGGCGGCGAAGACCGCCGAGGATCGGGTGATCATCGTGGGCGCGCTGCCGGGGGTGCAGTGCGGCGAGACGCTGCAGCTCACCGGCGAGTGGACGAAGCACGCGCAGCACGGCGCCCAGTTCAAGATCGCCACGCACAAATCCGAGCTTCCCTCCTCCGTCTACGGCATCCGCAAATACCTCGGCAGCGGCCTCGTGCCGGGCATCGGCAAGGTCTACGCCAACAAGATCGTCGACACCTTCGGCACCGACACCTTCCGCGTCCTCAGCGAGGAATCAGGCAAGCTCCGCAAGGTCGAGGGCATCGGTAAGGTCCGCGCCACCGCCATCAAGACCGCTTGGGAGGAACAGAAGACCCTGCGCGAGGTGCACATCTTCCTCCAGACCTACGGCGTCACCACCTCGCAGTGCGTGAAGCTCGTCAACAAATACGGCCCCGAGGCCAGGCGCGTCATCACCGACGAGCCCTACCGCGTCGCCCGCGAGATCGACGGCATCGGCTTCAAGACCGCCGACCGCATCGCCATCAACCTCGGCTACGCCAACGACGCCCCGCCGCGCCTCGACGCCGGCCTGATCTACGCCCTCGAGACGCTGCAGGAGGAGGGCCACACCGCCTACCCGCGCGGCGAACTCGTCGATTATTCCGCGACCCTCCTCGAAACCTCCGCGGAACTGCTGCAGGTCCGCATCGATGCGCTGCTCAAGGATAAGAGCATTGTGCAGCATGAAGGTGGAACCCGGCCTCCGGACGGGTTTGTTGCGGTCGCGAATCCTGAAAGCGCGTCCGGAGGCCGCGCTCCACCTTTCCGCGATCCGTCATCGTTCCTGCAGCTGCCCGCCAACGACCGCGCCGAGCGCAAGATCGCCGAGGTCGTGCAGCGCCTTAACTCCGTCCCCTCCGGCCTGCCCGCCATCAAGGTCGAGGCGGCCATCACCTGGGCCCAGGAGAAGGCCGGCTTCCAATTCCACGACCTCCAGCGTGCCGCGCTGCACCACGCCCTTTCCCACAAGTTCAGCATCCTCACCGGCGGCCCGGGCACCGGCAAGACGACCATCCTCCGCGCCCTCGTCGAGATCCTGAAGGCCAAGAAGGCCCGCGTGCACCTCGCCGCGCCCACCGGCCGCGCCGCCCAGCGCCTCGCCGAGACGACCGGCGGCTATGCCTCGACCATCCACCGCCTGCTCAAGTTCGAGGGCACGAAGCTGGGCTTCACCGTCAACGAGTCGGCGCCGCTCGCCACGGATTTCCTCATCGTGGATGAGGCCTCGATGCTCGACTCGCGCCTCGCCGCCGCGCTGCTGTCCGCCGTGCCGGTCCGCGCGCACCTCGTGCTCGTCGGCGACGTGGATCAACTGCCCAGCGTGGGTGCCGGCAACGTGTTGAAGGATCTGATTGCCGTAGGGTCGTCCCTTGTGGACGGACCGGTCCGGCGACCAGCGCCGACCCTACAAGGTTCCTACTCCCAAGCCCTTATTCCGGTCACGCGCCTGGAGGTCGTCTACCGTCAGAAGGACCAGAGCCTCATCGTCACGGTCGCCCACGCCATCAACGGCGGCAACAACACGCCGCCGCCGGTCGTCAGCGAGGTCGCCAAGGCGCAGGCGTGGAGCGACCTCAACTTCATCGCTGCGTCCTCGCCTGAGGACTGCCTCGCGAAGGTCACGGAACTCTGCACGAAGTTCATTCCGCAGCACTTCAAGTGGTTTGATCCCGTCAACGACGTGCAGGTGCTGGCCCCGATGCACAAGGGCGTCGCCGGCGTCGGCAACCTCAACGCCGCGCTCCAGGCCGCGCTCAACGGGCGCACGCCGGGCCTCAAGACCGTCAGCGGCGAGTTCCGCCCGGGCGACAAGCTCATCCAGCTGCGCAACAACTACGACAAGGATCTTTTCAACGGCGACATCGGGCAGGTGCGCTCCATTGACGGCGTGAAGGGCACGCTCACGGCCGACTTCGACGGCGCGAAGCACACCTTCGAGCGCGGCGAGTTCAGCGACCTCGCCCTCGCCTACGCCATCAGCATCCACAAGTCGCAGGGCAGCGAGTATCCCGTCGTCATCGTGCCGCTGCTCAAGGCGCATTTCGTGATGCTGCAGCGCAACCTCATCTACACCGCCATCACGCGCGGCCGGAAGAAGGTCTTCATCGTCGGCGAGCCCGCGGCCTACGGCATGGCCGTGCGCAATGCCGAGTCGAAACTCCGGTGCACCCACCTGCGGGAGAAGATACTGCATTCCCTGTAG
- a CDS encoding DUF2059 domain-containing protein: MKFTRLLPVLLALATGAFAQDNNATKLTLAREAIAAVKADKMFDSMMAQMKQMSAQMASSALPPQATPAQRKKFDEFQGKIMDLSMESAKGMLAQMDQIYADVYSEAELKAMVAFFKSAEGQSMLAKQPQIMQRMMPLMQSMQRDLMPKMKDLTTQFEADMKETKAMPAPAQKP; this comes from the coding sequence ATGAAATTCACCCGCCTCCTTCCCGTGCTGCTCGCGCTCGCGACCGGCGCTTTCGCCCAGGACAACAACGCCACCAAGCTCACCCTCGCGCGCGAGGCCATCGCCGCCGTGAAGGCTGACAAGATGTTCGACAGCATGATGGCCCAGATGAAGCAGATGTCCGCGCAGATGGCCTCCAGCGCGCTCCCGCCGCAGGCCACGCCCGCGCAGCGGAAGAAATTCGACGAGTTTCAGGGCAAGATCATGGACCTCTCCATGGAATCCGCCAAGGGCATGCTCGCGCAGATGGACCAGATCTACGCCGACGTCTACAGCGAGGCCGAGCTCAAGGCCATGGTGGCCTTCTTCAAGTCGGCCGAGGGCCAGTCCATGCTGGCGAAGCAGCCGCAGATCATGCAGCGCATGATGCCGCTCATGCAGTCCATGCAGCGCGACCTCATGCCGAAGATGAAGGATCTGACCACGCAATTCGAGGCCGACATGAAGGAAACCAAGGCGATGCCCGCCCCGGCGCAAAAACCCTGA
- a CDS encoding pitrilysin family protein, translating into MMKRLLALCVLLVSTAALSAAPASVEGFSYVKSLGGIDEYRLDSNGLQVLLLPDHSVPVLTFMVTYRVGSRNEVTGSTGSTHLLEHLMFKGTLNRDRAKGNNVDQLLERTGAQYNATTYLDRTNYYETLGSEHLAMVVEMEADRMRNLKLDDNDRKPEMTVVRNEFERGENSPVQALIKEIYQAAFVAHPYHHSTIGHRSDIERVPIEKLRAFYDTFYWPDNATVTLIGDFKPEEALGLVKKFYGVYPKAPHPIPDMYTEEPEQSGPRRVTVKRAGQLGVVAVGYKSPAGLHDDWASVQILSDILTDGNNSRLYRALVDKGLATNVFGFPGYFRDPSLAILFAAMAPGATHDQVEKIILEEVEKLKKEGVTPEEVNAAVAKQITDMSFQRDGSFAIAGQLNEHIATGDWQNFVLVGDKFKKVTPASVQSIANKYFNGDQSTTGWFIPLAAGAAPAPKPAK; encoded by the coding sequence ATGATGAAACGTCTCCTCGCGTTGTGCGTGCTCCTCGTTTCGACCGCCGCGCTGTCCGCAGCGCCCGCGTCGGTCGAGGGCTTCAGCTACGTCAAGTCCCTCGGCGGCATCGATGAATACCGCCTCGATTCGAACGGCCTGCAGGTCCTCCTCCTGCCCGACCACTCCGTGCCGGTGCTGACCTTCATGGTCACCTACCGCGTCGGCTCCCGCAACGAGGTCACCGGCAGCACCGGCTCGACCCACCTGCTCGAGCACCTGATGTTCAAGGGCACCCTCAACCGCGACCGCGCCAAGGGCAACAACGTCGACCAGCTCCTCGAGCGCACCGGCGCCCAGTACAACGCCACCACCTATCTCGACCGCACCAACTATTACGAGACCCTCGGCAGCGAGCACCTCGCGATGGTCGTCGAGATGGAGGCCGACCGCATGCGCAACCTCAAGCTCGACGACAACGACCGCAAGCCCGAGATGACCGTCGTCCGCAACGAATTCGAGCGCGGCGAGAACTCGCCCGTCCAGGCGCTGATCAAGGAGATCTACCAGGCTGCCTTCGTCGCCCACCCCTACCACCATTCCACCATCGGCCACCGCAGCGACATCGAGCGCGTGCCGATCGAGAAGCTCCGCGCGTTCTACGACACCTTCTACTGGCCCGACAACGCCACCGTCACCCTCATCGGCGACTTCAAGCCGGAGGAGGCGCTCGGCCTGGTCAAAAAGTTCTACGGCGTCTACCCGAAGGCCCCGCACCCGATCCCCGACATGTACACCGAGGAGCCGGAGCAGTCCGGCCCGCGCCGCGTCACCGTCAAGCGCGCCGGCCAGCTCGGCGTTGTCGCCGTCGGCTACAAGAGCCCGGCCGGCCTCCACGACGACTGGGCCTCCGTCCAGATCCTCTCCGACATCCTGACCGACGGCAACAACAGCCGCCTCTACCGCGCGCTGGTCGACAAGGGTCTCGCGACGAATGTCTTTGGTTTCCCCGGCTACTTCCGCGACCCGTCCCTCGCCATCCTCTTCGCCGCGATGGCCCCCGGCGCCACGCACGACCAGGTCGAGAAGATCATCCTGGAGGAGGTGGAGAAGCTGAAGAAGGAGGGCGTCACGCCGGAGGAGGTCAACGCCGCCGTCGCCAAGCAGATCACCGACATGTCGTTCCAACGCGACGGCTCCTTCGCCATCGCGGGCCAGCTCAACGAGCACATCGCCACGGGCGACTGGCAGAACTTCGTGCTTGTCGGCGACAAGTTCAAGAAGGTCACGCCGGCCTCGGTGCAGAGCATCGCCAACAAGTACTTCAACGGCGACCAGAGCACCACCGGGTGGTTCATCCCGCTCGCGGCCGGCGCCGCGCCCGCGCCCAAGCCCGCCAAATAA
- a CDS encoding pitrilysin family protein, translated as MKRLFYLLSALGIIVSAASAQIAAGTVRTKVAGIDVIACKTGVKDVVYLRGSLPAGDAKDPADNPVIASLVGGMLDRGTTKHTKAQITEMLDAVGASIDFSAGDHDAEFNARCLAKDVPLVVSLIAEQLREPAFTQEEFDRLKQQMVGHLKRAQESTDFRATDAFTRAVYSTGHPNRQAPPDEKIAAVQAATLDQVKQFHARHYGPAHFTIIAAGDLDIPALQAELGKSFAGWTGGTPPLAVPKSAPTDAPREQTVFMADKTSVSVTYGQATGLHYGDPDYFALRTATAILGSGFTGRLMGNVRDKEGLTYGIGSSLKNDTFTDGDWSITATFAPSLLDKGIASTKRQLDLWYKEGVTADELARRKDNLIGSFKVSLATTNGLAQNLLIAVQRGKDVGWLDQYSDVIRGLTLEQVNGAIKKHLNPDQMYLIKAGTVPGAVAK; from the coding sequence ATGAAACGCCTGTTTTATCTCCTCTCCGCCCTCGGGATCATCGTTTCCGCGGCGTCCGCCCAGATCGCCGCCGGCACTGTCCGCACCAAGGTCGCCGGCATCGACGTCATCGCCTGCAAGACCGGCGTGAAGGACGTCGTCTACCTGCGCGGTTCGCTGCCCGCCGGCGACGCCAAGGACCCGGCCGACAACCCCGTCATCGCCAGTCTGGTCGGCGGCATGCTCGACCGCGGCACCACCAAGCACACCAAGGCCCAGATCACCGAGATGCTCGACGCTGTCGGCGCCTCCATCGACTTCTCCGCCGGGGACCACGACGCAGAGTTCAACGCCCGCTGCCTCGCCAAGGACGTGCCGCTGGTCGTCTCGCTCATCGCCGAGCAGCTGCGCGAGCCGGCCTTCACCCAGGAGGAGTTCGACCGCCTGAAGCAGCAGATGGTCGGCCACCTGAAGCGTGCGCAGGAAAGCACCGACTTCCGCGCCACCGACGCTTTCACCCGCGCGGTCTACTCCACCGGTCATCCCAACCGCCAGGCCCCGCCCGACGAAAAGATCGCCGCCGTCCAAGCCGCCACCCTCGATCAGGTGAAGCAGTTTCACGCCAGGCATTATGGCCCGGCTCACTTCACCATTATCGCCGCGGGCGACCTCGACATCCCCGCCTTGCAGGCCGAGCTCGGCAAGAGCTTCGCCGGCTGGACCGGCGGCACGCCGCCCCTCGCCGTGCCCAAGTCCGCGCCGACCGACGCCCCGCGGGAGCAAACCGTGTTCATGGCCGACAAGACCAGCGTGAGCGTCACCTATGGCCAGGCCACCGGCCTGCATTACGGCGATCCGGATTATTTCGCCCTGCGCACCGCCACCGCCATCCTCGGCAGCGGCTTCACCGGCCGCCTCATGGGCAACGTCCGCGACAAGGAGGGCCTGACCTACGGCATCGGCTCCTCGCTCAAGAACGACACCTTCACCGACGGCGACTGGTCCATCACGGCCACCTTCGCCCCGTCGTTGCTCGACAAGGGCATCGCCTCCACGAAGCGTCAGCTCGACCTCTGGTATAAGGAGGGTGTCACCGCCGACGAGCTCGCCCGCCGCAAGGACAACCTCATCGGCTCCTTCAAGGTGAGTCTCGCCACCACCAACGGCCTCGCCCAGAACCTGCTCATCGCCGTCCAGCGTGGCAAGGACGTGGGCTGGCTCGACCAGTATTCCGACGTCATCCGCGGGCTCACGCTCGAACAGGTCAACGGCGCCATCAAGAAACACCTCAATCCCGACCAGATGTATCTCATCAAGGCCGGCACGGTTCCGGGCGCTGTCGCCAAGTAA
- a CDS encoding HAD family hydrolase, translated as MRFRTVLFDLDGTLIDHFSAIHRCHVYAMRRLGLREPTLAEVRAAVGGGLDEAIARLAGRENVAAALPLFIEHWNATNLDDVILLPGASGLLAELAAAGTRCGVLTNKRGPAARQVCTHLGLDPLLAGVFGANDTPWLKPDARFVAHVLAAIGGAAATTALVGDSPYDLATAHNAGLAFLGVTTGTHTAAELRAAGATAVFPDLAAAGRALIL; from the coding sequence ATGCGTTTCCGCACCGTCCTCTTCGACCTCGATGGCACGCTCATCGACCATTTTTCGGCCATCCACCGCTGTCATGTCTACGCCATGCGCCGCCTCGGGCTGCGCGAGCCGACCCTCGCCGAGGTCCGCGCCGCGGTCGGCGGCGGGCTCGACGAGGCCATCGCCCGGCTCGCGGGCCGCGAAAACGTCGCCGCGGCGCTGCCGCTCTTCATCGAGCACTGGAACGCCACCAATCTCGACGACGTCATCCTGCTGCCCGGCGCGTCCGGGTTGCTGGCGGAGCTGGCGGCCGCGGGCACCCGCTGCGGCGTGCTGACCAACAAGCGCGGTCCCGCCGCGCGCCAGGTTTGCACGCACCTCGGCCTGGACCCGCTGCTGGCCGGCGTGTTCGGGGCCAACGACACGCCCTGGCTCAAGCCCGACGCCCGGTTCGTGGCGCACGTGCTGGCGGCCATCGGCGGCGCGGCCGCCACGACGGCGCTCGTGGGCGACTCGCCCTACGACCTGGCCACCGCGCACAACGCCGGCCTCGCGTTCCTCGGCGTCACCACCGGCACGCACACGGCGGCGGAGCTGCGCGCCGCCGGCGCCACGGCGGTCTTCCCCGACCTCGCCGCGGCCGGCCGCGCACTCATTTTGTAG
- a CDS encoding DUF1304 domain-containing protein, giving the protein MTPAANVLIALVALLHLWFLVLEMFLWTTPYGRRVFQLTPEKAGLTRSLAMNQGLYNGFLAAGLGWGLLAGADGHVIKVFFLSCVVLAGVFGAATASRKILWVQAVPGAVALGLVCAAG; this is encoded by the coding sequence ATGACCCCCGCCGCCAACGTCCTGATCGCGCTCGTCGCGCTGCTGCACCTCTGGTTCCTCGTGCTCGAGATGTTCCTGTGGACCACGCCGTATGGCCGCCGGGTGTTCCAACTCACCCCGGAGAAAGCCGGGCTGACCAGGTCGCTGGCGATGAACCAGGGCCTCTACAACGGCTTCCTCGCCGCCGGGCTGGGGTGGGGACTGCTGGCCGGCGCGGACGGCCATGTCATCAAGGTGTTCTTCCTCTCCTGCGTGGTGCTCGCGGGCGTGTTCGGTGCCGCCACGGCCAGCCGGAAGATCCTGTGGGTGCAGGCGGTGCCCGGCGCGGTGGCGCTGGGTCTGGTCTGCGCGGCCGGATGA